Proteins encoded in a region of the Triplophysa dalaica isolate WHDGS20190420 chromosome 10, ASM1584641v1, whole genome shotgun sequence genome:
- the gtpbp2b gene encoding GTP-binding protein 2b, with the protein MDVQVTARCSINSAQKTNSPQNAAENAPKKKKSRRGKRGKRRRGKKANEPPPFLPPEAEEGNIEYKLKLVNPTQYRFEHLATQLKWRLQEGRGEAVYQIGVEDNGLLVGLTEEDMKTSLKTLRRMAERVGADITLLREREVECDHARRIIAEVLVRKVPDDQQFLDLRVAVLGNVDSGKSTLLGVLTQGELDNGRGRARLNLFRHLHEIQTGRTSSISFEILGFNSKGEVVNYSDSRTAEEICESSSKMITFIDLAGHYKYLKTTIFGLTSYCPDFAMLVVGANTGIAGTTREHLGLAMALKVPIFIVVSKVDLCAKSTVEKTVRQLERVLKQPGCNKVPMVVANPDDAVTAAQQFAQSSSITPIFTLSSVSGENLDLLKVFFNILPPLSNSKEQEELMQQLTEFQVDEIYSVPDVGTVVGGTLYSGVCREGDRLVVGPTDDGKFLRLKVCSIHRNRSGCRVLRAGQAATLALGNFDRSLLRKGMVMVSPKMNPTICWQFEAAIVLLFHAKTFRRGFQVTVHVGNVRQTATVECLLGKEELRTGERAVVSFRFLKHPEYLRVGAKLLFREGVTKGIGHVTHLLPSTQNHVPDQNRNQNHS; encoded by the exons ATGGATGTGCAGGTTACAGCGCGCTGCAGCATCAACTCTGCGCAAAAAACAAACAGCCCGCAGAATGCAGCAGAAAATGCACCAAAGAAGAAGAAATCTCGAAGGGGGAAAAGAGGGAAACGTCGGAGGGGCAAGAAGGCAAACGAGCCTCCGCCGTTTTTACCACCGGAG GCTGAAGAGGGAAACATTGAATACAAG CTGAAGCTGGTTAACCCCACACAGTATCGGTTCGAGCACCTGGCCACACAGTTGAAATGGCGACTCCAGGAGGGCCGCGGGGAGGCTGTGTATCAGATCGGGGTGGAGGACAACGGTCTGCTGGTTGGACTGACGGAAGAAGATATGAAAACATCATTGAAGACCCTTCGCAGGATGGCTGAGAG GGTGGGAGCTGATATCACACTTCTGAGAGAGAGGGAAGTCGAGTGCGATCACGCTCGACGAATAATCGCAGAAGTCCTCGTGCGGAAAGTTCCAGATGACCAACAG tTCCTGGATCTTCGTGTGGCTGTTCTGGGTAATGTGGACTCAGGGAAGTCGACTCTGCTGGGCGTGTTGACTCAGGGTGAGCTTGATAACGGCCGTGGCAGGGCGAGACTTAACCTCTTCAGACACCTGCATGAGATTCAAACCGGACGGACGTCCAGCATCAGTTTCGAGATCCTTGGCTTCAACAGCAAAGGAGAG GTTGTAAACTACAGCGATTCCCGTACAGCAGAGGAAATATGTGAGAGCTCTTCTAAGATGATCACATTTATCGATCTGGCTGGTCATTACAAGTACCTTAAAACCACCATATTTGGCCTAACAAGTTACTGCCCGGACTTTGCCATGTTGGTTGTAGGGGCCAACACAGGCATTG CTGGCACAACGCGGGAGCACCTGGGTTTGGCCATGGCCCTTAAAGTGCCCATATTCATTGTGGTGAGTAAGGTGGACCTGTGTGCCAAAAGCACCGTGGAGAAAACCGTCCGTCAGCTGGAGAGAGTTCTCAAACAGCCCGGCTGCAACAAGGTCCCCATGGTGGTGGCCAACCCTGATGATGCGGTGACCGCCGCACAGCAGTTCGCACAATCTTCCAG CATTACGCCCATCTTCACCCTCTCCAGTGTATCTGGGGAGAATCTGGATCTTCTGAAGGTCTTTTTCAACATATTGCCTCCTCTAAGCAACAGCAAGGAGCAAGAGGAACTCATGCAGCAGCTCACAGAATTCCag GTGGATGAGATTTACAGTGTTCCTGATGTGGGGACTGTAGTCGGTGGTACACTATACAG CGGCGTGTGTCGTGAAGGAGATCGGTTAGTCGTGGGCCCTACGGACGATGGGAAGTTCTTGAGGTTGAAGGTGTGCAGCATTCACAGAAATCGCTCCGGATGCCGCGTGCTGAGAGCTGGACAGGCGGCTACGCTTGCGCTGGGAAACTTCGATCGCTCATTATTACGAAAG GGCATGGTAATGGTGAGTCCGAAAATGAACCCTACCATCTGCTGGCAGTTTGAAGCTGCCATCGTCCTCCTGTTTCACGCCAAGACGTTCCGCCGTGGTTTCCAGGTCACGGTGCACGTGGGGAATGTGAGGCAGACCGCAACGGTGGAGTGCCTGCTTGGCAAG GAGGAGCTGCGGACAGGAGAAAGAGCCGTAGTGTCTTTCCGATTCTTAAAGCACCCCGAGTATCTGCGCGTAGGGGCCAAGCTGCTCTTTAGAGAGGGAGTGACCAAAGGCATCGGACACGTGACGCACCTTCTGCCGTCCACTCAGAACCACGTGCCTGACCAGAACCGCAACCAGAACCACAGTTAG